DNA sequence from the Carnobacterium funditum DSM 5970 genome:
GTTTACGTGGCATTATTTATTTCGCTAGTAGGACTATTCTTTGAAGTAGTTGGTGATGAACAATTAAGACAACACATTAATAAAGGATCACATACACTGCTACAATCAGGATTATGGTCAATCACACGTCATCCAAACTATTTTGGAGAGATTTTAATTTGGATTGGATTATATGCCAGTGGTATTACGTTGTTCTTTGCTGGTTCTGTAAGCCCAATTTATTATCTGTTTTTAATTATCTCACCTATTTTGATGACTACCGTATTAATCAAAGTATCAACTCCATTACTAGAGAAAAATATGGAGAAATATGATGCATGGGAAGAATATACAAAAAAAGTTCCAATGATTTTTCCTTGGGCTAAAAAATAATGTAGAATAGTTCATTGTTAAAAATACTTTATTAAATAAAATTCAAAAAGCTGTGTGTGAGGAATGAGTTATTTTATTCCTTACACACAGCTTTTTATAGTGAGCAATTTTTTGTGTTAAGAATAGGCTAACTAACTATTTTTTAAACTTATTCATTTGTCTCTTAACAAGATTAAAAAGAAATAATATCAATCCGCTAAATATAAATAAATAGCCTAAGGGAATAAGAAAAAAGAAGGGTTCATGTAAAAAACCGTTACTATCTATTTCTGATTTTGAGAATCCCTTTATTACAAATAATATCCCTCCAATAAGCATTAATAAAAAACTGATCATATTAAATCGAGTTTTCTTTACTTCAGTTCCATCTTTTACTAACTTGTCTGTCATTGTATCATCTC
Encoded proteins:
- a CDS encoding DUF3955 domain-containing protein; the protein is MKNIRTDNQLTQEPLAQKLTVSRQTISSWKNSRNFSDLEMAVTVAKLFYAPLNQLILGDDTMTDKLVKDGTEVKKTRFNMISFLLMLIGGILFVIKGFSKSEIDSNGFLHEPFFFLIPLGYLFIFSGLILFLFNLVKRQMNKFKK